One genomic window of Panicum hallii strain FIL2 chromosome 6, PHallii_v3.1, whole genome shotgun sequence includes the following:
- the LOC112898321 gene encoding uncharacterized protein LOC112898321, giving the protein MAATAAGAAPGDRDEATAAVVDEGWNLPTDVFVEILLLLPATRRWRRRIVCRHWRDVIHERTPAPERWSQPLALVFFQNYEGLREVSASAFVIGDTAAGGRGRELWRSQTVPPAVLHRHPKRWWKGVDAFDTMMLGTCNRLRCLCDNTRPGGAISLLNPATGEALTLPPLPGSAQWVWWGMQMSSWHDAYTFAYEPMTEQYKVVHLPCYLDRSGGFNAAQVFALGKAAAVPRSWCDAPTPGASCCLDAGVVSVDGVAYWLTKGAERVVSFDVREERVTSTRALPAQPRRRYSWHLAEVHGRLGLVSSSDLWVTPEKVDVWVLDRQGWSRRRGVQLNDGLRHLTARPHFAHGDYVVTGKGGQVFEHRLGSTGMCGKNIHKPSTIYAIIYGGLLHLKTIKSIKSNILPLNFPKPIK; this is encoded by the coding sequence atggcggcgacggcagcAGGGGCGGCGCCTGGCGACCGCGACGAAGCTACAGCCGCGGTTGTGGACGAGGGCTGGAACCTCCCTACGGACGTCTTCGTGGAGATCCTGCTGCTCCTCCCGGCGaccaggcggtggcggcgccgcaTCGTGTGCCGGCACTGGCGCGACGTCATCCACGAGCGGACGCCGGCGCCGGAGCGGTGGAGCCAGCCCCTGGCGCTCGTCTTCTTCCAGAACTACGAGGGGCTGAGGGAAGTGTCGGCCTCCGCGTTCGTCATCGGCGACACCGCCGCGGGAGGGCGCGGCAGAGAGCTGTGGAGGAGCCAGACGGTCCCCCCGGCGGTCCTCCACCGCCACCCGAAGAGATGGTGGAAGGGCGTCGACGCGTTCGACACGATGATGCTCGGCACCTGCAACAGGCTGCGGTGCCTGTGCGACAACACCAGGCCCGGCGGCGCCATCTCCCTGCTCAACCCGGCAACCGGCGAGGCGCTGACGCTCCCGCCGCTGCCGGGCTCCGCGCAGTGGGTGTGGTGGGGGATGCAGATGTCGAGCTGGCACGATGCCTACACCTTCGCGTACGAGCCGATGACGGAGCAGTACAAGGTCGTGCACCTCCCGTGCTACCTCGATCGGAGCGGCGGGTTCAACGCGGCGCAGGTGTTCGCgctggggaaggcggcggcggtgccgcgGTCGTGGTGCGATGCGCCGACCCCCGGCGCGAGCTGCTGTCTCGACGCCGGCGTCGTCAGCGTCGACGGCGTGGCGTACTGGCTAACCAAGGGCGCCGAGCGCGTCGTGTCGTTCGACGTCAGGGAGGAGCGGGTCACGTCCACCAGGGCGCTGCCGGCGCAGCCCAGGCGGCGCTACAGCTGGCACCTGGCGGAGGTGCACGGGCGGCTGGGCCTCGTCTCCTCCAGCGACCTCTGGGTGACGCCGGAGAAGGTCGACGTCTGGGTCCTAGATCGGCAGGGGTGGAGCCGCCGGCGCGGGGTGCAGCTGAACGACGGGCTGCGGCACCTGACAGCGCGTCCGCACTTCGCGCACGGCGACTACGTCGTCACCGGAAAAGGGGGGCAGGTGTTCGAGCACAGGCTGGGGAGCACGGGGATGTGTGGAAAAAATATACATAAACCATCAACTATTTATGCAATTATTTATGGTGGGCTACTTCATCTTAAAACTATAAAATCAATAAAATCAAATATTCTACCCCTAAATTTTCCAAAACCGATTAAATAA
- the LOC112896469 gene encoding protein RAFTIN 1A-like, translated as MARFAAVLLAAAAATLLAAGQLTHAVPSTAGVFWRAVLPSSAVPDAVLQLLRPGTAGNNFVSEAEADGAGAPNLPFDYQNYERSSAPYGYDYKPSSAPYGYDYKAPSEGGEAAPGEHHHAGRGEAATTTTVFFHEEAVRVGERLRFRFPAAAPAALGFLPRHVADAIPFTTPALPSILALLGVAPGTAQAAAMAETLRTCESPPLAGEAKFCATSLEALVERAMEALRTRRVRAVTSTLPRAGAPLQQYTVRAVRPVDGASFVACHDEAYPYTVYRCHSTGPARAYMVEMEGAREGAVTVATVCHTDTSRWNPEHVSFKLLGTKPGGAPICHLMPYGHIIWAKSVKRSPA; from the exons ATGGCGCGCTTCGCAGCCgttctcctcgccgccgccgccgccaccctgcTAGCG GCTGGACAGCTGACCCATGCGGTGCCGTCGACGGCCGGGGTTTTCTGGCGCGCCGTCCTGCCGAGCTCCGCCGTGCCGGACGCCGTTCTCCAGCTCCTCCGCCCCG GGACTGCAGGCAACAACTTCGTAAGCGAAGCCGAGGCAGATGGCGCGGGTGCACCGAACCTTCCGTTCGATTACCAGAACTACGAGCGCTCGTCGGCGCCGTACGGCTACGACTACAAACCCTCGTCGGCGCCGTACGGCTACGACTACAAGGCGCCGAGcgagggcggcgaggcggcgcccGGCGAGCATCACCACGCGGGCCGCGGGGAGGCGGCCACGACGACGACGGTGTTCTTCCACGAggaggcggtgcgcgtgggcGAGCGCCTGCGGTTCCGCTTCCCGGCCGCGGCGCCCGCCGCGCTCGGCTTCCTGCCGCGCCACGTCGCGGACGCCATCCCGTTCACGACGCCGGCGCTGCCGTCCATCCTCGCGCTGCTCGGCGTCGCCCCGGGCaccgcccaggccgccgccatGGCGGAGACACTGCGCACGTGCGAGTCGCCCCCGCTCGCCGGGGAGGCCAAGTTCTGCGCCACGTCGCTGGAGGCCCTGGTCGAGCGCGCCATGGAGGCGCTCCGCACGCGCCGCGTCCGGGCGGTGACCTCCACGCTGCCCCGCGCCGGCGCGCCGCTGCAGCAGTACACCGTCCGCGCCGTGCGCCCCGTCGACGGCGCCAGCTTCGTGGCGTGCCACGACGAGGCGTACCCGTACACCGTGTACCGGTGCCACAGCACCGGCCCGGCCAGGGCGTACATGGTGGAGATGGAGGGCGCCCGCGAGGGCGCGGTCACCGTGGCCACCGTCTGCCACACCGACACGTCGCGGTGGAACCCGGAGCACGTCTCCTTCAAGCTCCTCGGCACCAAGCCCGGCGGCGCGCCGATCTGCCACCTCATGCCGTACGGGCACATAATCTGGGCCAAGAGCGTGAAGCGCTCGCCGGCTTAA
- the LOC112898516 gene encoding uncharacterized protein LOC112898516, translating to MAIPGAESLKIEMWVHVPLAPRMDRRGDRKRAREGEQEAPAPGRTKGLQAEDAAVVALFEEAAAAAAALTLADGGEGAWQRPAGVFDLPWQKCGGGLGDGAASAVGGGPGWELRDVFYRSLVDGGAAAIGVPGDRLSPPPSKQALFDDVDAWLAAAGDGEVDPLWRSVLEGPRPAA from the coding sequence ATGGCGATTCCTGGAGCTGAGAGcctgaaaattgaaatgtgggtGCATGTGCCGTTAGCGCCGCGCATGGATCGGCGGGGGGACAGGAAGCGCGCGCGGGAGGGGGAGCaggaggcgccggcgccggggaggaCGAAGGGGCTGCAGGCGGAGGACGCGGCGGTGGTGGCCTTGTTCGAggaggcggccgccgccgcggcggcgctcacGCTGGCGGACGGCGGTGAGGGCGCGTGGCAGCGCCCCGCGGGGGTGTTCGATCTCCCGTGGCAGAAGTGCGGCGGCGGGCTCGGCGACGGGGCCGCGTCCGCCGTGGGCGGCGGCCCCGGGTGGGAGCTCCGCGACGTGTTCTACCGGTCGCTCGTggacgggggcgcggcggcgatcGGGGTGCCCGGCGACCGCCTCTCCCCGCCGCCCAGCAAGCAGGCGCTCTTCGACGACGTGGACGCGTGGCTcgccgcggccggcgacggcgaggtggaccCGCTCTGGCGCTCCGTGCTCGAGGGGCCCAGGCCCGCCGCGTGA
- the LOC112897213 gene encoding probable galacturonosyltransferase 4 yields the protein MAVPAARRCRWRRWRCRPQDVVLALLLASVLAPLALYSGAPFSGPLLTGRRALRRDPSNSVARNERSKRLHALAQDTFGTVVKEPVQTVASAIGARDKDGVVVAVDHGTRLGQGVVSRQNVDRRSGSDRSSESTVSKDNVLWNGEEMQGMESEDAVKREHDHRVAQLGKESGHASDVEAMHHKAAVMHDTANASLKKEISADRSSEQFRGGTSKEPDAKAVSSSTSHHTSQPDAMIRVIKNQLRTAKTYIGLLPSRGRHAFVRDLRRKMRDIQQALGDATSDKRLPKNVHGKIRAMELTLAKIKQVHDNCAAIIDKLLATLHSTEDQVQAQKQKANYVAQIAAKAIPKRLYCLALRLTNEYYSSSTNKKQFPYEERFEDPKLQHYALFSDNVLAAAVVVNSTLINAKNPASHVFHIVTDKHNYAAMRMWFLANPIGETAVQVQNIADFTWLNSSYSPVLKQLESHFMINYYFNTNQDKLGKNPKFQNPKYLSILNHLRFYLPEIFPKLSKVLFLDDDIVVQKDLSYLWSIDLKGKVNGAVHTCGETFHRFDRYLNFSNPLIAKKFDRRACGWAYGMNMFDLSEWRKQNITGVYHYWQNLNANRQLWKLGTLPAGLVTFWNHTFPLDRSWHLLGLGYKPNVNQRDIERAAAIHYNGNRKPWLEIGLPVYRQFWSKYVNFDNVCLRECNINP from the exons ATGGCGGTGCCCGCGGCGCGGCGGTGCcggtggcggaggtggaggTGCCGGCCCCAGGACGTGGTGCTGGCTCTGCTCCTCGCCTCGGTGCTCGCGCCCCTCGCGCTCTACAGCGGCGCCCCCTTCTCCGGCCCCCTCC TGACCGGGAGGCGCGCGCTCCGCCGTGATCCGTCCAACTCG GTCGCTCGGAATGAGAGGAGCAAGCGGCTACACGCGCTGGCGCAG GACACATTCGGTACGGTGGTGAAAGAGCCTGTACAGACGGTTGCATCTGCCATCGGCGCCCGGGACAAGGATGGCGTGGTTGTTGCAGTGGATCATGGGACTCGATTGGGACAGGGTGTAGTTAGTCGGCAAAATGTTGATCGGAGAAGTGGTTCAGATAGATCAAGTGAATCCACGGTCAGCAAGGATAACGTACTGTGGAATGGAGAAGAGATGCAGGGGATGGAGTCAGAGGATGCAGTTAAGAGAGAGCACGATCATCGTGTTGCTCAGTTGGGAAAAGAGAGTGGCCATGCCAGTGATGTTGAAGCGATGCACCACAAAGCTGCTGTAATGCACGACACTGCTAATGCTTCATTGAAAAAG GAAATTTCTGCTGATAGATCATCTGAGCAATTTAGAGGTGGTACCTCAAAAGAGCCTGATGCAAAGGCAGTTAGCAGTAGTACTAGTCATCATACAAGTCAGCCAGATGCTATGATACGTGTCATCAAGAACCAATTAAGAACAGCAAAAACATATATTGGGCTCCTACCTTCTAGAGGCCGTCATGCTTTTGTTAGAGATCTCCGAAGAAAGATGAGGGATATCCAACAAGCACTTGGTGATGCAACAAGTGATAAGCGGTTACCAAAGAA TGTCCATGGAAAGATTAGAGCAATGGAGTTGACATTAGCAAAGATCAAACAAGTACATGATAACTGTGCAGCTATTATTGATAAGCTACTAGCAACCCTTCATTCAACTGAAGATCAAGTTCAAGCTCAAAAGCAAAAGGCTAACTATGTAGCACAAATAGCAGCTAAGGCTATTCCAAAAAGGCTCTATTGTCTTGCACTGCGTCTTACAAATGAGTACTATTCTTCCAGCACCAACAAAAAGCAGTTTCCATATGAAGAAAGGTTTGAAGATCCAAAGCTACAGCACTATGCCTTATTCTCAGATAATGTACTGGCAGCTGCAGTGGTTGTGAACTCAACTCTTATAAATGCTAAG AATCCAGCAAGCCATGTCTTCCATATCGTGACGGACAAACACAATTATGCTGCAATGAGAATGTGGTTCTTGGCAAATCCCATTGGAGAAACTGCTGTCCAGGTCCAGAACATTGCAGACTTTACATGGCTAAATTCGAGCTACAGTCCAGTTCTGAAGCAGCTGGAGTCCCATTTCATGATCAACTACTACTTCAATACCAATCAGGATAAGCTGGGTAAAAATCCGAAGTTCCAGAATCCCAAGTACCTGTCCATTCTCAACCATCTGAGGTTTTATCTTCCTGAGATCTTCCCGAAGCTTAGCAAGGTTCTATTTCTTGACGATGATATTGTAGTCCAGAAGGATTTAAGTTATCTTTGGTCTATAGATCTCAAGGGCAAAGTTAACGGCGCTGTCCATACCTGTGGAGAGACTTTCCATAGGTTTGATAGGTACCTTAACTTCTCAAATCCTCTAATCGCTAAGAAGTTTGATCGTCGTGCCTGCGGCTGGGCATACGGCATGAACATGTTCGATTTGTCTGAATGGAGGAAGCAGAATATTACTGGTGTCTACCACTACTGGCAGAATCTG AACGCAAACAGGCAATTGTGGAAGTTAGGAACACTTCCTGCTGGTCTTGTCACATTCTGGAACCACACATTCCCCCTGGATCGCTCATGGCATCTCTTGGGTCTCGGGTACAAGCCGAACGTCAACCAAAGGGATATCGAGCGCGCAGCAGCTATACACTACAACGGGAATCGAAAACCTTGGCTTGAGATTGGGCTGCCAGTATACCGCCAATTCTGGTCCAAGTATGTAAATTTTGATAATGTTTGTCTACGCGAGTGCAACATAAACCCGTGA
- the LOC112897412 gene encoding probable galactinol--sucrose galactosyltransferase 1, whose protein sequence is MTVGAGIAVQDGSLVALGAKILREVRGNVHVTPAAGGGLTNGAFLGVRSAPAGSRSVFPVGKLRDQRFMCTFRFKMWWMTQRMGYSGRDIPFETQFLVVEGTNGAQFAGDSTEQPVVYTVFLPILEGSFRAVLQGNADDELEICLESGDPDVESFEGTHLVFVGAGSDPFEVITNSVKAVERHLQTFSHREKKKMPDILNWFGWCTWDAFYTNVSAEGVKEGLQSFQKGGVSPKFVIIDDGWQSVGMDPVGIACLADNSANFANRLTHIKENHKFQKNGREGHREDDPVNGLAHIVNEIKGKHELKYVYVWHAITGYWGGVRPGVFGMEHYESKMQHPVSSPGVQKNEPCDALNSITTNGLGLVNPEKVFSFYNELHSYLATAGIDGVKVDVQNILETLGAGHGGRVLLARKYQQALEASIARNFPDNGIISCMSHNTDNLYSSKRSAVVRASDDFWPRDPASHTIHIASVAYNTVFLGEFMQPDWDMFHSVHPMAEYHAAARAVGGCAIYVSDKPGSHDFNLLKKLVLPDGSILRAKLPGRPTRDCLFSDPARDGKSILKIWNLNEHSGVIGAFNCQGAGWCRVGKKNLVHDEQPGTVTGVIRARDVDYLAKVADQSWNGDVIVYSHVGGELVYLPKNASLPVTLRSREYEVFTVVPVKHLPSGASFAPIGLIGMFNSGGAVRDLRFGEDAGVELKVRGSGTVAAYSSTKPKSVTVDSMVVDFAYDDACGLVTFELGLPKQELYLWTVSVEY, encoded by the exons ATGACGGTGGGCGCCGGGATCGCGGTCCAGGACGGGAGCCTCGTGGCGCTGGGGGCCAAGATCCTGCGGGAGGTGCGCGGCAATGTGCACGTCACGCCGGCCGCCGGGGGCGGCCTCACCAACGGCGCCTTCCTCGGCGTGCGGTCCGCGCCCGCCGGCAGCCGCAGCGTCTTCCCCGTCGGGAAGCTCCG GGACCAGCGGTTCATGTGCACTTTCCGGTTCAAGATGTGGTGGATGACGCAGAGGATGGGCTATTCAGGCCGTGATATCCCCTTCGAGACACAGTTCTTGGTCGTCGAGGGCACCAATGGAGCGCAGTTCGCCGGTGATAGCACCGAGCAACCTGTGGTGTACACTGTCTTCCTTCCAATATTGGAGGGTTCATTCCGTGCTGTTCTTCAGGGGAACGCTGATGACGAGCTGGAGATTTGCTTAGAGAGTG GTGATCCAGATGTAGAATCCTTTGAAGGCACCCATCTTGTTTTCGTCGGTGCTGGATCGGATCCATTTGAAGTGATCACAAATTCAGTAAA AGCTGTTGAGAGGCACTTGCAGACGTTTTCTcacagggaaaagaaaaag ATGCCAGACATTCTAAACTGGTTTGGTTGGTGCACATGGGATGCATTTTACACCAACGTTAGTGCTGAAGGAGTGAAGGAGGGATTACAGAG CTTTCAAAAAGGTGGAGTTTCTCCTAAGTTTGTCATAATTGACGATGGATGGCAATCGGTCGGTATGGATCCTGTGGGAATTGCGTGCTTAGCTGATAACTCAGCCAA CTTTGCAAACAGGTTGACTCATATTAAGGAGAACCACAAGTTTCAGAAAAATGGGAGGGAGGGTCACAGGGAAGATGATCCAGTGAATGGCCTCGCGCATATCGTCAATGAAATTAAAGGAAAACATGAGCTGAA gtatgtgtatgtgtggcaCGCGATTACCGGATACTGGGGTGGAGTCAGGCCAGGTGTTTTTGGAATGGAGCACTATGAATCGAAGATGCAGCACCCTGTGTCATCACCAGGAGTTCAGAAAAACGAACCCTGTGATGCTTTGAACAGTATAACAACTAATGGACTGGGCCTTGTGAACCCTGAAAAAGTATTCAGTTTCTACAATGAGCTCCATTCTTATCTTGCAACTGCTGGGATCGATGGAGTTAAGGTGGACGTGCAGAACATCCTTGAGACACTAGGTGCTGGCCATGGGGGAAGGGTACTGCTGGCTAGAAAGTATCAACAGGCTTTGGAAGCTTCCATCGCTAGGAACTTCCCTGACAATGGCATCATATCATGCATGAGCCACAACACAGACAACTTATACAG TTCAAAAAGGAGTGCAGTTGTGAGAGCCTCTGATGATTTCTGGCCGAGGGACCCGGCTTCCCATACTATACACATTGCATCCGTCGCGTATAACACTGTCTTTCTTGGAGAGTTCATGCAACCTGATTGGGACATGTTCCAT AGTGTTCACCCGATGGCTGAATACCACGCCGCAGCCCGAGCAGTCGGCGGTTGTGCCATATATGTCAG TGACAAGCCTGGAAGCCATGACTTCAATTTGCTGAAGAAGCTTGTGCTTCCCGATGGATCGATCCTGCGTGCCAAACTCCCCGGGAGACCAACCAGAGACTGCCTATTCTCTGATCCTGCCAGGGACGGCAAAAG CATCCTCAAGATCTGGAACCTGAATGAACACTCCGGTGTCATTGGCGCCTTCAACTGCCAAGGTGCCGGCTGGTGCCGGGTAGGGAAGAAGAACCTTGTCCATGATGAGCAGCCCGGAACGGTCACCGGCGTCATCCGGGCACGGGATGTCGACTACCTTGCGAAGGTTGCCGATCAAAGCTGGAACGGCGACGTGATCGTGTATTCGCACGTAGGAG GAGAGTTGGTCTACCTGCCGAAGAACGCCTCCTTGCCCGTGACACTGAGATCACGCGAGTACGAGGTGTTCACCGTCGTCCCTGTGAAACACCTGCCGAGCGGCGCCTCCTTTGCGCCGATCGGCCTGATCGGCATGTTCAACTCCGGCGGCGCGGTGAGGGATCTGAGATTCGGCGAGGACGCAGGCGTCGAGCTCAAAGTGCGGGGCTCGGGCACGGTGGCAGCGTACTCCTCAACAAAGCCGAAGAGTGTAACCGTCGATTCCATGGTGGTTGATTTCGCGTACGACGATGCCTGTGGTCTGGTCACCTTTGAGCTCGGTCTACCCAAGCAAGAACTGTACCTGTGGACCGTTTCGGTAGAGTACTGA
- the LOC112898502 gene encoding cytochrome c oxidase assembly protein COX15-like — protein MGSRVAAALLRRGRDQASALMIPRLAPRSAPAPAVPRIGSGSGGGGCLIPPRPGSTVAFSSASRFAPFHAFRSLAPKTLLGQCTRKMSTATAALNSTMANGAANSGLKLLVTKGPQAQKAVGIWLFGCAAWVFSLVILGGITRLTRSGLSMTDWKFTGEIPPVSNEAWLLEFEKYKQSPEYKRVNKGMSLEDFKFIYWMEYAHRMWGRALGFVFAGPFAYFIAKGYVTRQLGLRLSALFALGGAQGLIGWWMVKSGLEEPTSEYVQPRVSPYRLATHLTSAFVIYCGILWTALSVVMPDPPTGSLSWVNGAAKIRKMAIPVSAVVGITAISGAFVAGNDAGHAYNSFPKMGDTWVPEDVFCMEPFIRNFFENTSTVQLNHRILATTTLLSVAGLWLAARKIDMHPAVKSLIGSTLGMAALQVTLGVSTLLMYVPTSLGSAHQAGALTLLSLMILLTHTLRRPSPTLLKSLAAAAKPT, from the exons ATGGGGAGCAGGGTGGCCGCGGCGCTGCTCCGGCGCGGCAGGGACCAGGCCTCGGCCCTGATGATCCCCCGCCTGGCCCCGAGGAGCGCCCCCGCTCCCGCTGTTCCCAGGATCGGatccggctccggcggcggcggatgcctCATCCCGCCGCGGCCGGGGTCGACGGTTGCCTTCTCCTCCGCTTCCCGATTCGCCCCCTTCCACGCCTTCCGCTCCCTCGCCCCCAAG ACCTTACTGGGCCAATGCACAAGAAAAATGTCAACTGCCACAGCAGCATTGAATTCAACGATGGCCAATGGAGCAGCGAATTCAGGATTAAAGCTGCTTGTTACAAAAGGGCCTCAAGCACAGAAGGCAGTTGGGATATGGCTTTTTGGCTGTGCTGCCTGGGTGTTTAGCTTGGTCATACTAGGAGGAATAACTCGGCTTACACGTTCTGGTCTGTCAATGACTGACTGGAAGTTCACTGGGGAAATACCTCCAGTATCAAATGAGGCTTGGCTTCTGGAATTTGAGAAATACAAGCAGTCGCCTGAGTACAAGAG GGTGAACAAAGGAATGAGCCTTGAGGATTTTAAATTTATATACTGGATGGAGTACGCACACAGAATGTGGGGAAGAGCTTTGGGCTTTGTATTTGCGGGTCCTTTTGCATACTTTATTGCAAAAGGGTATGTTACCCGCCAACTTGGGCTCAGGCTGTCAGCTCTATTTGCACTTGGTGGTGCTCAAGGGTTGATTGGCTGGTGGATGGTGAAAAGTGGTCTTGAG GAACCAACATCCGAGTATGTTCAACCCAGGGTTAGCCCTTACAGGTTGGCAACTCATCTAACATCTGCATTTGTTATATACTGTGGTATATTGTGGACTGCTTTGTCAGTAGTGATGCCAGATCCTCCAACGGGATCATTGAGTTGGGTAAATGGTGCAGCAAAAATTAGGAAGATGGCTATTCCTGTCAGTGCTGTTGTAGGCATTACTGCCATATCTGGAGCATTTGTTGCAGGCAATGATGCA GGGCATGCATACAATTCATTCCCAAAGATGGGTGACACTTGGGTTCCTGAAGATGTATTTTGTATGGAGCCTTTCATACGCAATTTTTTTGAGAATACATCCACTGTGCAG CTCAATCACCGAATTCTTGCAACAACCACATTATTGTCTGTGGCTGGATTATGGCTGGCGGCAAGAAAAATAGACATGCATCCAGCAGTCAAGTCTCTGATTGGGAGCACGCTTGGGATGGCTGCTCTTCAG GTTACGTTGGGCGTATCGACACTCTTGATGTACGTCCCTACCTCGTTGGGCTCAGCGCACCAAGCTGGAGCATTAACTCTATTGTCACTGATGATTCTTCTCACTCATACTTTAAGAAGGCCGTCGCCAACTCTTCTTAAATCGCTTGCGGCTGCTGCGAAACCAACCTGA
- the LOC112896470 gene encoding uncharacterized protein LOC112896470, with product MAEPAKNDAHIVEIPVSVDGGEAEAAGSLEKAAAGGAHPLGEIATSAGHLLLLKLWQREEDRLGRRACALEARMDAARRDAFYLCAAFLAFHGLSLAVLFAASVAASASSAAAGPASAACRRWWAPSSLSLAASLALAAAVQLRVCAYWRAAARLRRERGDARALARAVQELRMKGAAFDLSKEPQYGVTRAKCASVEGTGAWAPLRWCQQNVVTACLLAVAAAALPSGKFILCA from the coding sequence ATGGCGGAGCCGGCCAAGAACGACGCCCACATCGTGGAGATCCCGGTGTCCGTCGACGGGGGCGAGGCGGAGGCAGCCGGGTCCCTtgagaaggcggcggcgggcggagccCACCCGCTCGGGGAGATCGCGACGAGCGCGGGGCACCTGCTCCTGCTCAAGCTGTGGCAGCGGGAGGAGGACCGCCTGGGCCGCCGCGCGTGCGCGCTGGAGGCGCGCATGGACGCGGCACGACGGGACGCCTTCTACCTCTGCGCGGCGTTCCTCGCCTTCCACGGCCTCTCACTCGCGGTCCTCTTCGCCGCGTCCgtggccgcctccgcctcctcggCCGCAGCCGGCCCGGCGAGCGCCGCGTGCAGGAGGTGGTGGGCGCCGTCGTCGCTGTCCCTGGCGGCCTCCCTCGCCCTCGCCGCGGCCGTGCAGCTCCGGGTCTGCGCCTACTGGCGCGCCGCGGCGCGGCTGCGCCGGGAGCGCGGCGACGCGCGCgcgctggcccgcgccgtgcagGAGCTGCGCATGAAGGGCGCCGCGTTCGACCTGTCCAAGGAGCCGCAGTACGGGGTGACGAGGGCCAAGTGCGCCAGCGTCGAGGGCACCGGCGCGTGGGCGCCGCTCCGGTGGTGCCAGCAGAACGTCGTCACAGCCTGCCTGCTCGCCGTCGCGGCCGCGGCGTTGCCCTCCGGCAAGTTCATCCTCTGCGCATAG
- the LOC112897097 gene encoding nuclear transcription factor Y subunit C-6-like codes for MEPKSNTPPPAPVMGAPVAYPPPPGAAYAAGPYAHAPAAALYPPPPPPPPPHPSAAAAQQQQLGPAAQQQLNLFWAEQFREVEATTDFKNHNLPLARIKKIMKADEDVRMIAAEAPVVFARACEMFILELTHRGWAHAEENKRRTLQKSDIAAAVARTEVFDFLVDIVPRDEAKDAEAAAAAGMGAGIPHPTAGMPAADPMGYYYVQPQ; via the coding sequence ATGGAGCCCAAATCCAacaccccgccgccggcccccgtcATGGGCGCGCCCGTCGCGTAccctccgccgcccggcgccgcctACGCCGCGGGGCCCTACGCCCacgcgccggcggccgcgctctacccgccgccgccgccgccgccccctccgcacccctccgccgcggcggcgcagcagcagcagctgggcCCCGCGGCGCAGCAGCAGCTGAACCTGTTCTGGGCGGAGCAGTTCCGCGAGGTCGAGGCCACCACCGACTTCAAGAACCACAACCTGCCCCTGGCGCGCATCAAGAAGATCATGAAGGCGGACGAGGACGTCCGCATGATCGCCGCCGAGGCGCCCGTCGTCTTCGCCCGCGCCTGCGAGATGTTCATCCTCGAGCTCACGCACCGCGGCTGGGCGCACGCCGAGGAGAACAAGCGCCGCACGCTGCAGAAGTCCgacatcgccgccgccgtcgcgcgcACCGAGGTCTTCGACTTCCTCGTCGACATCGTGCCGCGGGACGAGGCCAAGGACGCcgaggccgccgcggccgccggcatGGGGGCCGGGATCCCGCACCCCACCGCCGGCATGCCCGCCGCCGACCCCATGGGCTACTACTACGTCCAGCCGCAGTAA